One Sediminibacillus dalangtanensis genomic region harbors:
- a CDS encoding MarR family winged helix-turn-helix transcriptional regulator translates to MQDKELNDLIDMYTSAMNEVNRRVNILMNEQVHQELTSDQFGTLRFVHKNQPCTSSDIADEFSIGKSAVTAQVNRLVERDFIHRERDESDRRIVYLTLTDSGVRTMNQGMEKLYEVLGEILSEFKSEEIGQFIQTLDKLVHILRKK, encoded by the coding sequence GTGCAGGATAAAGAGCTCAATGATTTGATTGATATGTACACTTCTGCGATGAATGAAGTAAATCGCAGGGTCAATATATTAATGAATGAGCAAGTTCATCAAGAATTGACTTCCGACCAATTCGGCACGCTTCGCTTTGTGCATAAAAACCAACCGTGCACCAGTTCGGATATTGCCGACGAATTTTCTATCGGGAAAAGTGCGGTGACCGCACAAGTCAACCGCCTGGTTGAACGCGATTTCATCCATCGTGAAAGAGACGAAAGTGACCGCAGGATTGTTTACTTAACGCTAACCGATTCTGGGGTGCGTACCATGAATCAAGGCATGGAAAAGCTGTATGAGGTCCTTGGTGAAATTCTTTCTGAATTTAAATCGGAGGAAATCGGACAATTCATCCAGACGCTGGATAAGCTAGTGCACATTCTCAGAAAAAAATAA